Proteins from a genomic interval of Micromonospora sp. NBC_00389:
- a CDS encoding ATP-binding protein, whose amino-acid sequence MTRPTTDLFGGGSETGRLMAELDWSRTPLGPVTGWPQSLRAAVRLVLSSRYPMLLLWGDRFSQLYNDAYSALIGDKHPAALGDDVRVTLAEGWDVLAPLIQQAMATGVASWVPALQLLLDRSGYREEAYFSVSHAPARDDEGRTVGVLTVCSEVTEQVVGERRLRLLRDLSVRGDGRTVDVDATCARLIDAIDGHPLDVPFAAIYLRDGAVLRRTACAGGGPGHAAVAGALPAAVELSDPAPTTHAWGLPAAAAGRSTEVTAVADRLALPAGPWDDPVRTALALPLPSADEAQPLGVLLVGVSPSRRLDEAYRSFYQLLAQQVSVALRNARAYEEERRRAETLAELDRVKTDFFTNVSHEFRTPLTLMLGPLADALADGAAPLAPVQRERVETAWRNATRLLTLVNSLLTFSALEAGRAGSDARVIDLAALTTELAGVFRAAVERAGLTLEVDCPPLRQPVTVDPVNWERIVTNLMSNALKYTFIGRIRVSLEADDEEVRLSVTDTGIGIAEPELPRLFERFHRVRGTLSRSHEGTGIGLALVHELARLEGGEVRVTSRVGFGSTFTVALPWSAARRTAVPGPAPDGRGDAARAAVHEAMTWLADPAGSDAEPAPAPRPAGDELTGARILVADDNSDMRAYLSRLLTGQGWRVRAVTDGRQALDAIHREPPDLVLTDVMMPILDGFDLIRRLRADPTTQALPVLLLSARAGGEASVTGLNLGADDYLVKPFAAAELIARIRAAIRGARARTAAPTDAGRADADDTPPAVDTTPTPTRSTAVVSAPAALGPAEPAPTQLGVGLAGDPADTHARSAAMEPLGDASLGMAPVHRDGPDGDAVDVRWTYPSTATSAAAMRRDVRLALADLDVDPDVLEDLLVAASEAVNNAVEHAQRPSRPEVRVGVEVGAGLVRISVRDFGTWRDRRPAMDRGRGALLMNAYGDVRLVSTGEGTTVTIERRLNDPA is encoded by the coding sequence GTGACACGACCCACCACGGACCTGTTCGGCGGCGGCAGCGAAACCGGCCGATTGATGGCGGAGCTGGACTGGTCCCGCACCCCACTCGGCCCGGTGACCGGCTGGCCGCAGAGCCTGCGGGCCGCGGTGCGGTTGGTGCTCTCCTCCCGCTACCCGATGCTGCTGCTCTGGGGTGACCGCTTCTCCCAGCTCTACAACGACGCGTACTCCGCCTTGATCGGCGACAAGCACCCGGCCGCCCTCGGCGACGACGTACGGGTGACCCTGGCCGAGGGCTGGGACGTGCTCGCCCCGCTGATCCAGCAGGCCATGGCGACCGGGGTGGCCAGCTGGGTCCCCGCCCTGCAGCTGCTGCTGGATCGCTCCGGCTACCGCGAGGAGGCGTACTTCAGCGTCTCGCACGCCCCGGCCCGCGACGACGAGGGCCGCACGGTCGGCGTGCTGACCGTCTGCAGCGAGGTCACCGAGCAGGTGGTCGGCGAACGGCGACTGCGACTGCTGCGCGACCTCTCCGTACGCGGCGACGGGCGCACCGTCGACGTGGACGCCACCTGCGCCCGGCTGATCGACGCGATCGACGGCCACCCGCTGGACGTGCCGTTCGCCGCGATCTACCTGCGCGACGGCGCGGTGCTACGGCGGACCGCCTGCGCCGGCGGCGGCCCGGGCCACGCCGCCGTGGCGGGCGCCCTACCGGCCGCCGTCGAGCTGAGCGACCCGGCCCCGACCACCCACGCCTGGGGGCTGCCGGCTGCAGCCGCGGGCCGCTCCACCGAGGTGACCGCCGTCGCCGACCGGCTGGCGCTGCCGGCCGGCCCGTGGGACGACCCGGTCCGCACCGCGCTGGCGCTCCCGCTGCCCTCGGCCGACGAGGCCCAGCCGCTCGGCGTCCTCCTGGTCGGCGTCAGCCCCAGCCGCCGGTTGGATGAGGCGTACCGCTCCTTCTACCAACTGCTGGCCCAGCAGGTCTCGGTGGCGCTGCGCAACGCGCGGGCGTACGAGGAGGAGCGGCGCCGCGCCGAGACGCTGGCCGAGCTGGACCGGGTGAAGACCGACTTCTTCACCAACGTCAGTCACGAGTTCCGGACCCCGCTGACCCTCATGCTCGGGCCGCTGGCCGACGCGCTCGCCGACGGCGCCGCGCCACTGGCACCGGTGCAGCGGGAGCGGGTGGAGACCGCCTGGCGTAACGCCACCCGACTGTTGACCCTGGTCAACAGCCTGCTCACCTTCTCGGCCCTGGAGGCCGGGCGGGCCGGCAGCGACGCCCGGGTCATCGATCTCGCCGCCCTCACCACCGAGCTGGCCGGCGTCTTCCGGGCCGCTGTCGAACGGGCCGGTCTGACCCTGGAGGTCGACTGCCCGCCGCTGCGCCAACCGGTCACGGTGGACCCGGTCAACTGGGAACGCATCGTCACCAACCTGATGTCCAACGCCCTGAAGTACACGTTCATCGGTCGCATCCGGGTAAGCCTGGAGGCCGACGACGAGGAGGTGCGGCTCAGCGTCACGGACACCGGCATCGGCATCGCCGAGCCGGAGCTGCCGAGGCTCTTCGAGCGCTTCCACCGGGTGCGGGGCACCCTCTCGCGCAGCCACGAGGGCACCGGCATCGGCCTGGCCCTGGTGCACGAGCTGGCCCGACTGGAGGGTGGCGAGGTCCGGGTGACCAGCCGGGTGGGCTTCGGCAGCACCTTCACCGTTGCGCTGCCCTGGTCGGCAGCACGCCGCACGGCAGTTCCCGGACCAGCTCCCGACGGTCGGGGCGACGCGGCCCGAGCCGCCGTCCACGAGGCGATGACCTGGCTGGCCGACCCGGCGGGCAGCGATGCGGAGCCCGCTCCGGCGCCCAGGCCGGCCGGGGACGAGCTGACCGGTGCGCGGATCCTGGTCGCCGACGACAACAGCGACATGCGGGCGTACCTGAGCCGGCTGCTCACCGGCCAGGGCTGGCGGGTCCGGGCCGTCACCGACGGCCGGCAAGCCCTCGACGCGATCCACCGCGAGCCGCCGGACCTGGTCCTGACCGACGTGATGATGCCGATACTGGACGGCTTCGACCTGATCCGCCGGCTACGCGCGGACCCGACGACCCAGGCGCTGCCGGTGCTGTTGCTCTCCGCGCGGGCCGGCGGGGAGGCCAGCGTGACAGGCCTGAACCTGGGCGCCGACGACTACCTGGTGAAGCCCTTCGCCGCGGCCGAGCTGATCGCCCGGATCCGGGCCGCCATCCGCGGCGCCCGCGCTCGCACGGCAGCACCAACCGACGCGGGCCGGGCGGACGCCGACGACACCCCGCCGGCAGTCGACACCACACCGACGCCGACGCGATCGACCGCCGTCGTGTCGGCTCCGGCGGCCCTCGGGCCGGCCGAACCCGCGCCAACTCAGCTGGGCGTCGGGCTGGCGGGCGACCCGGCCGACACCCACGCCCGGAGCGCCGCCATGGAACCGCTCGGCGACGCCTCCCTGGGGATGGCTCCGGTCCACCGGGACGGGCCGGACGGCGATGCCGTGGACGTCAGATGGACGTACCCCTCCACGGCCACCTCGGCCGCGGCGATGCGCCGCGACGTCCGGCTGGCGCTGGCCGACCTGGACGTCGACCCGGACGTGCTGGAGGATCTGCTGGTCGCCGCCTCCGAGGCGGTGAACAACGCCGTCGAGCACGCGCAGCGGCCCAGTCGGCCGGAGGTGCGGGTCGGGGTCGAGGTGGGCGCCGGCCTGGTCCGGATCTCGGTGCGCGACTTCGGCACCTGGCGGGATCGCCGGCCGGCGATGGACCGGGGACGGGGCGCGCTGCTGATGAACGCCTACGGCGACGTGCGGCTGGTCTCCACCGGCGAGGGGACGACGGTCACCATCGAACGCAGGCTGAACGACCCGGCCTGA
- a CDS encoding SigE family RNA polymerase sigma factor, whose protein sequence is MARGDAEFVEFARAASARLVHAAFLMTGDHHQAEDAAQTALVRTYASWSRVRDDDAYGYARRILVNHLVDGWRRPIREYPTEEIPEQRRGDVADEVATRRWLTAILGALSPRERAIVVLRYYFDLPEAQVARELAISVGTVKSTSSRALEKLRATGPRVADSQEVCR, encoded by the coding sequence GTCCGCGCGGCTGGTGCACGCCGCGTTCCTGATGACCGGCGACCACCACCAGGCCGAGGACGCCGCGCAGACCGCCCTGGTCCGCACCTACGCGTCGTGGTCCCGGGTACGCGACGACGACGCCTACGGGTACGCCCGCCGCATCCTGGTCAACCACCTGGTGGACGGGTGGCGGCGCCCGATCCGGGAGTACCCGACCGAGGAGATCCCGGAGCAGCGGCGGGGCGACGTGGCCGACGAGGTCGCCACCCGGCGCTGGTTGACCGCCATCCTCGGCGCGCTCAGCCCTCGTGAGCGGGCCATCGTCGTGTTGCGCTACTACTTCGACCTTCCCGAGGCGCAGGTGGCCCGGGAACTCGCCATCTCGGTCGGCACGGTCAAGAGCACCAGCTCGCGGGCGCTGGAGAAACTGCGCGCCACCGGGCCGCGGGTGGCCGACAGTCAGGAGGTGTGCCGATGA
- a CDS encoding M28 family peptidase, whose amino-acid sequence MRGRTLSAGIALAVFTGMAVTLAAQPATASPIAGTAAARPIAAPTAVLAAPDISITNVQAHLTQFGSIASSNGGNRRAGSAGYTASVNYVKTKLQAAGYTVSEQYCSSCTYPSNNLIAEWPGGPADQVVMFGAHLDGVSAGPGINDNATGSASLLENALVLAAQNPTMTKKVRFAWWTDEEQGLNGSRFYVNSLNATQRGYIKGYYNFDMVGSTNGGYFINRVTSTTAAPLKAYWDSLGLQPEENVEGQGRSDDYYFQQAGIPTSGYAAGASARKTSAQAAKWGGTANSAYDPCYHRACDTTANVSATVLNRSADGVAYALWQLAVGGGTPTNDFSVAVNPTTRTVARGASTTATVITATTAGSAQSVSLSASGAPSGVSVSFSPSSVTSGGSATMTLTASASAATGTFTITVTGTGSVTRSASLALTVTGTGGCAGGQVIGNGGFESGTTPWTASSGVITNSSSQPARTGSYKAWLNGYGSTRTETLSQSVTVPAGCASYTLSFWLHIDTAETTGSTAYDRLTVRVGSTTLATYSNLNAATGYVQRTFNVAAYAGQTVTLTFTGTEDSSLQTSFVIDDVTLQAS is encoded by the coding sequence ATGAGAGGCAGAACGCTGAGCGCGGGAATCGCGCTCGCCGTGTTCACCGGGATGGCGGTGACGCTGGCCGCCCAGCCGGCGACCGCGTCACCCATCGCCGGTACGGCAGCGGCCCGGCCGATCGCCGCGCCCACCGCCGTCCTGGCGGCGCCGGACATCTCCATCACCAACGTCCAGGCGCACCTGACCCAGTTCGGCTCCATCGCCAGCAGTAACGGCGGCAACCGGCGGGCCGGCTCGGCCGGCTACACCGCCTCGGTCAACTACGTGAAGACCAAACTCCAGGCAGCCGGCTACACCGTCAGCGAGCAGTACTGCTCCAGCTGCACGTACCCCTCGAACAACCTGATCGCGGAGTGGCCCGGCGGCCCGGCCGACCAGGTGGTCATGTTCGGCGCCCACCTGGACGGCGTCTCGGCCGGCCCGGGCATCAACGACAACGCCACCGGCTCGGCCAGCCTGCTGGAGAACGCGCTGGTCCTGGCCGCGCAGAACCCGACCATGACGAAGAAGGTCCGGTTCGCCTGGTGGACCGACGAGGAGCAGGGGCTCAACGGATCCCGGTTCTACGTCAACTCGCTCAACGCCACCCAGCGGGGCTACATCAAGGGCTACTACAACTTCGACATGGTCGGCTCGACCAACGGTGGCTACTTCATCAACCGGGTCACCTCCACCACGGCGGCGCCGCTGAAGGCGTACTGGGACTCGCTGGGGCTGCAACCGGAGGAGAACGTCGAGGGTCAGGGCCGCTCCGACGACTACTACTTCCAGCAGGCCGGCATCCCCACCTCGGGCTACGCCGCGGGCGCCAGCGCCCGCAAGACCAGCGCCCAGGCGGCCAAGTGGGGCGGCACCGCCAACTCCGCCTACGACCCGTGCTACCACCGGGCCTGCGACACCACCGCCAACGTCAGCGCCACCGTGCTGAACCGGTCCGCGGACGGCGTCGCGTACGCGCTGTGGCAGCTCGCCGTGGGCGGGGGCACGCCGACCAACGACTTCTCCGTCGCGGTCAACCCCACCACGCGCACCGTGGCCCGGGGCGCCAGCACCACCGCCACGGTGATCACCGCCACCACTGCTGGCTCCGCGCAGTCGGTCAGCCTCTCGGCCTCCGGCGCGCCCAGCGGGGTGAGCGTCTCCTTCAGCCCGTCCTCGGTGACCTCCGGCGGCTCGGCCACGATGACCCTGACCGCCTCGGCCAGCGCGGCGACCGGCACCTTCACCATCACGGTCACCGGCACCGGCTCGGTCACCCGCAGCGCCAGCCTCGCGCTGACGGTGACCGGCACCGGTGGCTGCGCCGGCGGCCAGGTGATCGGCAACGGCGGCTTCGAGAGCGGCACCACGCCGTGGACCGCGTCCTCCGGCGTGATCACCAACTCCAGCAGCCAGCCGGCCCGGACCGGGTCGTACAAGGCGTGGCTCAACGGGTACGGCAGCACCCGTACCGAAACCCTGTCCCAGTCGGTGACCGTCCCGGCCGGCTGTGCCAGCTACACGCTGTCGTTCTGGCTGCACATCGACACCGCCGAGACCACCGGCTCCACGGCGTACGACAGGCTCACCGTGCGGGTGGGCTCGACCACGCTGGCGACGTACTCGAACCTCAACGCCGCCACCGGGTACGTCCAGCGCACGTTCAACGTGGCCGCGTACGCCGGGCAGACGGTGACGCTGACGTTCACCGGCACCGAGGACTCCTCGTTGCAGACCAGCTTCGTGATCGACGACGTGACGTTGCAGGCGAGCTGA
- the htpG gene encoding molecular chaperone HtpG: protein MSNQAETLEFQAEARQLLQLVVHSIYSNKDVFLRELISNASDALDKLRLTTMVDKDLTADTDDLHVAIEVDRDARTLTVRDNGIGMTRDEVVGLIGTIAKSGTAELLRQLRESADARASQDLIGQFGVGFYAAFMVADRVTLLTRKAGETGGTRWESAGEGTYSIETVDEAPQGTTVTLHLKPADTEDNLHDYTAEWTIREIVKRYSDFIAWPIRMSVERPGADGADATSEVQTLNSMKALWARSRDEVDAAEYHEFYKHVSHDWADPLEVVHMKGEGTFEYEALLFLPSHAPLDLFAPQGRRGVQLYVKRVFIMDDCEALVPTYLRFVKGVVDAHDLSLNISREILQQDRQIQIVRRRLVRKVLATVRDLKVNHPERYRTFWTEFGAVVKEGLIDDTDNRDTLLEILSVASTHDPAEPTDLAGYVARMKDGQNDIWYATGDSRATIENSPHLEAFRAKGHEVLLLTDQVDEVWVERVGEYDGRPLRSIAKGEVDLDTDEEKQQAEAEREQQRQEFAALLDWLGTTLAESVREVRLSSRLTTSPACVVGDAHDLTPTLEKMYRAMGHEIPSTKRILEINPGHALVAGLRKAHEQGGDSAALTETAELLYGLAVLAEGGELADPARFTRALADRLARTL, encoded by the coding sequence GTGAGCAACCAGGCCGAGACGTTGGAGTTCCAGGCCGAGGCGCGTCAGCTCCTCCAACTGGTGGTCCACTCGATCTATTCGAACAAGGACGTCTTCCTGCGGGAACTCATCTCGAACGCGTCCGACGCGCTGGACAAGCTGCGGCTGACGACGATGGTCGACAAGGACCTCACCGCCGACACCGACGACCTGCACGTGGCAATCGAGGTCGACCGGGACGCCCGCACCCTGACGGTGCGCGACAACGGCATCGGGATGACCCGCGACGAGGTGGTCGGGCTGATCGGCACGATCGCCAAGTCCGGCACCGCCGAGCTGCTGCGCCAGCTGCGCGAGTCCGCCGACGCCCGCGCCTCGCAGGACCTGATCGGCCAGTTCGGCGTCGGCTTCTACGCCGCGTTCATGGTCGCCGACAGGGTCACCCTGCTGACCCGCAAGGCCGGCGAGACCGGCGGCACCCGGTGGGAGTCCGCCGGCGAGGGCACGTACTCGATCGAGACGGTCGACGAGGCGCCGCAGGGCACCACGGTGACGCTGCACCTCAAGCCGGCCGACACCGAGGACAACCTGCACGACTACACCGCCGAGTGGACCATCCGGGAGATCGTGAAGCGGTACTCCGACTTCATCGCGTGGCCGATCCGGATGAGTGTCGAGCGGCCCGGCGCCGACGGCGCGGACGCCACCAGCGAGGTGCAGACCCTCAACTCGATGAAGGCGCTCTGGGCGCGGTCCCGCGACGAGGTCGACGCTGCCGAGTACCACGAGTTCTACAAGCACGTCAGCCACGACTGGGCCGACCCGCTCGAGGTCGTGCACATGAAGGGCGAGGGCACCTTCGAGTACGAGGCGCTGCTGTTCCTGCCCAGCCACGCCCCGCTGGACCTGTTCGCCCCGCAGGGCCGCCGCGGTGTCCAGCTCTACGTCAAGCGCGTGTTCATCATGGACGACTGCGAGGCGCTGGTCCCCACCTACCTGCGCTTCGTCAAGGGTGTGGTCGACGCGCACGACCTGTCGCTGAACATCTCCCGGGAGATCCTCCAGCAGGACCGGCAGATCCAGATCGTCCGCCGCCGGCTGGTCCGCAAGGTCCTCGCCACCGTCCGGGACCTCAAGGTCAACCACCCCGAGCGCTACCGCACCTTCTGGACCGAGTTCGGCGCGGTGGTCAAGGAAGGGCTGATCGACGACACCGACAACCGCGACACCCTGCTGGAGATCCTGTCGGTGGCCTCCACTCACGACCCGGCCGAGCCCACCGACCTGGCCGGCTACGTCGCACGGATGAAGGACGGCCAGAACGACATCTGGTACGCCACCGGCGACTCCCGGGCCACCATCGAGAACTCCCCGCACCTGGAGGCGTTCCGGGCCAAGGGCCACGAGGTGCTGCTGCTCACCGACCAGGTCGACGAGGTGTGGGTCGAGCGGGTCGGCGAGTACGACGGCCGCCCGCTGCGCTCGATCGCCAAGGGCGAGGTCGACCTGGACACCGACGAGGAGAAGCAGCAGGCCGAGGCCGAGCGTGAGCAGCAGCGACAGGAGTTCGCCGCACTGCTCGACTGGCTGGGCACCACGCTGGCCGAGAGCGTCCGGGAGGTCCGCCTGTCGTCCCGGCTGACCACCTCACCGGCCTGCGTCGTCGGCGACGCGCACGATCTCACCCCGACCCTGGAGAAGATGTACCGGGCCATGGGACACGAGATCCCGTCCACGAAGCGGATCTTGGAGATCAATCCCGGTCACGCCCTGGTCGCTGGGCTGCGCAAGGCGCACGAGCAGGGCGGCGACTCCGCTGCTCTCACCGAGACCGCCGAGTTGCTGTACGGCCTGGCGGTGCTCGCCGAGGGCGGCGAGCTGGCCGACCCGGCCCGGTTCACCCGGGCGCTCGCCGACCGGCTGGCCCGCACCCTCTGA
- a CDS encoding SDR family oxidoreductase, producing MKIAGSTALVTGANRGFGRHLAAELLSRGATVYAGARNPDSVDLPGVTPVRLDITDPASVAAAAALAGDVNLLINNAGIETGTDLLEGDLDLVRLELETHYFGNLSMVRAFAPIIAGNGGGTILNVLSALSWVSFPSVGAYSAAKSAEWSMTNALRVQLAERGVRVAGLHVGYMDTDMAAAVTAPKSDPALIARIGVDGIEADAYEIVTDETSRQVQAGLAGGVAALYPQLP from the coding sequence ATGAAGATCGCTGGAAGCACCGCCCTCGTCACCGGCGCCAACCGCGGCTTCGGCCGGCACCTGGCCGCCGAGCTCCTCTCCCGCGGCGCGACCGTCTACGCCGGCGCCCGCAACCCGGACAGCGTCGACCTGCCCGGCGTGACGCCGGTCCGGCTGGACATCACCGACCCCGCCTCGGTGGCCGCCGCCGCCGCGCTGGCCGGAGACGTGAACCTGCTGATCAACAACGCCGGCATCGAGACCGGAACGGACCTGCTGGAAGGCGACCTGGACCTCGTCCGGCTGGAGCTGGAGACCCACTACTTCGGCAACCTGTCGATGGTCCGGGCGTTCGCCCCGATCATCGCGGGCAACGGCGGCGGCACGATCCTCAACGTGCTCTCCGCACTGTCCTGGGTGAGCTTCCCGAGCGTCGGGGCGTACAGCGCCGCGAAGTCGGCCGAGTGGTCGATGACCAACGCGCTGCGCGTCCAGCTCGCCGAGCGGGGGGTTCGGGTCGCCGGCCTGCACGTCGGCTACATGGACACCGACATGGCCGCCGCGGTCACCGCCCCGAAGTCCGACCCGGCGCTGATCGCGCGGATCGGGGTGGACGGCATCGAGGCCGACGCGTACGAGATCGTGACCGACGAGACCAGCCGGCAGGTGCAGGCCGGGCTCGCCGGCGGGGTGGCCGCGCTCTACCCGCAGCTCCCCTGA